The Takifugu flavidus isolate HTHZ2018 chromosome 21, ASM371156v2, whole genome shotgun sequence genome has a window encoding:
- the LOC130518658 gene encoding uncharacterized protein LOC130518658 isoform X2: MEEEVQVLQQRDGEEAAHEVVREEEQEVKGMKAESNMPAPEAEDTVVRQEVGEAQVDEGFENNQGTETREEEKDRKSSDERDEKKRSRKRKGRKLSERGRNRKCFKRVSEQQEEKNTVQTREMLAVSSEDSPALSEPPVGVLNSCDLSDPLDMGSGVTGPPVPTLCSSQPPVSIQPALPQLHGTKRPLSPLLPHTLPQPRPQPLEMEITQVYSTRRSIRYSTRGRGRALNFSLLPGLDVMDCLQPLAPKKKSRTLYSTDQLEHLEGLFQEDHYPDAEKRKAIAASVGVTPQRIMVWFQNRRAKWRKAERSQTAKADVKQTQVGCSSGSPHQQRGKSLPKVSKAVPSFSGHYGNKPPQLSSAVPSFPTLSSQTFPSYSNLLPTITSPAQSQVRDGGQNQISSQGVLAEYQPRPMHSPPPLRRASLPLFQTNYNPANPTPPLHNALAHTPPLFLDASEGGSSLHHRDSLLSLQTDTSSLFDFGEKFDYLTSSQQNNSLQYQFQSAYPTSQPQPQHQPQPSISRMTYLTPSPYLTPNAPESNPTSYLTFGPGGNSASLMTYSTGGHAYFQSQNTGQILLQSAGHHGGMAAYQSYPWGNMYSQTAIQQHAPCPPTFTANLGGAREHQPPASTTLPPLSFFPLGDPVPSLANPQGPSHAQTHTSSCTTTTSSAALPPVSTLRPPRLRAEITPTTAASLLPSQTSPASPESPPVPPCVKIEYDSPQEIHSHFHCDFSSIHF, encoded by the exons ATGGAAGAAGAGGTGCAGGTATTACAACAGAGGGATGGTGAAGAGGCAGCGCACGAGGTGGTtcgagaagaggagcaggaggtgaaagGAATGAAAGCTGAGTCAAACATGCCGGCACCTGAGGCAGAAGACACGGTGGTGAGGCAGGAAGTGGGGGAGGCGCAGGTAGACGAGGGGTTTGAAAACAACCAGGGAACAGAAACCcgtgaagaagaaaaggacagGAAGAGTTCGGATGAGAGGGATGAgaaaaaaaggagcagaaagaggaaaggaaggaagctGAGTGAACGAGGGAGAAACAGAAAATGTTTCAAAAGGGTTAGTGAgcaacaggaggagaaaaacaccgTTCAAACACGGGAGATGTTGGCAGTGAGCTCCGAGGACAGCCCGGCTTTGTCAGAGCCTCCAGTTGGAGTGCTGAACAGCTGTGACCTTTCTGATCCTCTCGACATGGGCTCGGGGGTCACAGGCCCTCCTGTTCCCACGTTGTGCTCCTCACAACCGCCGGTCTCCATCCAGCCTGCGCTTCCTCAGCTCCATGGGACCAAAAGGCCTCTGAGCCCTCTGCTGCCCCACACCCTCCCACAGCCACGCCCTCAGCCTCTTGAG ATGGAGATAACCCAGGTTTACTCCACTCGCCGCTCCATCCGCTACAGCActcggggccggggccgggccCTCAACTTCTCTTTATTACCTGGATTGGATGTGATGGACTGCCTACAGCCTCTTGCACCAAAGAAGAAGTCGCGAACACTCTACAGCACCG ATCAGCTGGAACATTTAGAGGGCCTGTTCCAGGAGGATCATTATCCCGatgcagagaagaggaaagcAATCGCTGCTTCAGTCGGTGTCACGCCTCAAAGAATCATG GTCTGGTTCCAGAATCGTAGGGCCAAGTGGAGGAAAGCGGAGCGCTCCCAAACAGCGAAGGCTGACGTCAAACAGACCCAAgttggctgcagcagcggctcccCGCACCAACAGCGCGGTAAATCGCTGCCCAAAGTGAG TAAGGCAGTGCCCTCATTTTCTGGGCATTATGGCAACAAGCCGCCTCAGCTGTCCTCCGCAGTGCCTTCATTCCCGACTCTGTCCAGCCAGACTTTTCCTTCATATAGTAATTTGCTGCCAACCATCACCAGTCCAG CCCAATCCCAAGTGCGAGATGGGGGCCAGAACCAGATTTCCTCTCAGGGGGTGTTAGCGGAATACCAGCCGCGCCCCATGCacagccccccaccccttcgCCGAGCCAGTCTCCCACTTTTCCAGACGAATTACAATCCCGCTAACCCCACGCCGCCTCTCCACAACGCCCTGGCTCACACCCCACCTTTGTTTCTGGACGCTTCGGAGGGCGGTTCGTCGCTGCACCACCGCGACAGCCTGCTGTCTCTGCAGACAGACACCAG TTCACTATTTGATTTTGGGGAGAAGTTCGACTATCTGACCTCCAGCCAGCAGAACAACAGCCTCCAGTACCAGTTCCAGTCTGCTTACCCCACCagccagccccagccccagcaccaACCTCAGCCGTCCATCTCCCGAATGACTTACCTCACCCCGTCTCCATATCTCACCCCCAACGCTCCAGAATCCAACCCGACATCTTATCTGACCTTTGGACCCGGCGGGAACTCAGCCAGCCTGATGACCTACTCCACCGGAGGCCACGCCTACTTCCAGTCCCAGAACACGGGACAAATCCTGCTGCAGTCAGCTGGTCATCACG gTGGAATGGCAGCGTACCAGTCATATCCCTGGGGCAACATGTACAGTCAGACAGCCATCCAGCAGCATGCTCCGTGCCCCCCCACTTTCACGGCCAATTTAGGAGGTGCCCGAGAACACCAGCCACCTGCCTCCACCACCCTGCCTCCCCTTTCATTCTTCCCGCTGGGCGACCCTGTGCCGTCACTCGCCAACCCTCAGGGTCCATCACACGCTCAGACTCACACCAGTAGTtgcaccaccaccacttctAGTGCCGCCCTCCCTCCTGTGTCAACGCTGCGGCCCCCTCGCCTCCGTGCGGAGATCACCCCCACCACAGCTGCTTCTCTGCTGCCTTCCCAGACCAGCCCCGCTTCTCCAGAAAGCCCTCCAGTTCCCCCTTGTGTCAAGATCGAGTATGACAGCCCTCAAGAGATTCATAGCCACTTCCACTGCGATTTCTCCTCTATTCATTTTTGA
- the LOC130518658 gene encoding uncharacterized protein LOC130518658 isoform X1, translating to MRVAMDECCDLTEEFDCPSLLCEELEAVESKNDQSQRNRRMEEEVQVLQQRDGEEAAHEVVREEEQEVKGMKAESNMPAPEAEDTVVRQEVGEAQVDEGFENNQGTETREEEKDRKSSDERDEKKRSRKRKGRKLSERGRNRKCFKRVSEQQEEKNTVQTREMLAVSSEDSPALSEPPVGVLNSCDLSDPLDMGSGVTGPPVPTLCSSQPPVSIQPALPQLHGTKRPLSPLLPHTLPQPRPQPLEMEITQVYSTRRSIRYSTRGRGRALNFSLLPGLDVMDCLQPLAPKKKSRTLYSTDQLEHLEGLFQEDHYPDAEKRKAIAASVGVTPQRIMVWFQNRRAKWRKAERSQTAKADVKQTQVGCSSGSPHQQRGKSLPKVSKAVPSFSGHYGNKPPQLSSAVPSFPTLSSQTFPSYSNLLPTITSPAQSQVRDGGQNQISSQGVLAEYQPRPMHSPPPLRRASLPLFQTNYNPANPTPPLHNALAHTPPLFLDASEGGSSLHHRDSLLSLQTDTSSLFDFGEKFDYLTSSQQNNSLQYQFQSAYPTSQPQPQHQPQPSISRMTYLTPSPYLTPNAPESNPTSYLTFGPGGNSASLMTYSTGGHAYFQSQNTGQILLQSAGHHGGMAAYQSYPWGNMYSQTAIQQHAPCPPTFTANLGGAREHQPPASTTLPPLSFFPLGDPVPSLANPQGPSHAQTHTSSCTTTTSSAALPPVSTLRPPRLRAEITPTTAASLLPSQTSPASPESPPVPPCVKIEYDSPQEIHSHFHCDFSSIHF from the exons ATTGTCCAAGTCTTCTttgtgaggagctggaggctgtGGAATCCAAGAATGACCAGAGTCAAAGAAATAGGAGGATGGAAGAAGAGGTGCAGGTATTACAACAGAGGGATGGTGAAGAGGCAGCGCACGAGGTGGTtcgagaagaggagcaggaggtgaaagGAATGAAAGCTGAGTCAAACATGCCGGCACCTGAGGCAGAAGACACGGTGGTGAGGCAGGAAGTGGGGGAGGCGCAGGTAGACGAGGGGTTTGAAAACAACCAGGGAACAGAAACCcgtgaagaagaaaaggacagGAAGAGTTCGGATGAGAGGGATGAgaaaaaaaggagcagaaagaggaaaggaaggaagctGAGTGAACGAGGGAGAAACAGAAAATGTTTCAAAAGGGTTAGTGAgcaacaggaggagaaaaacaccgTTCAAACACGGGAGATGTTGGCAGTGAGCTCCGAGGACAGCCCGGCTTTGTCAGAGCCTCCAGTTGGAGTGCTGAACAGCTGTGACCTTTCTGATCCTCTCGACATGGGCTCGGGGGTCACAGGCCCTCCTGTTCCCACGTTGTGCTCCTCACAACCGCCGGTCTCCATCCAGCCTGCGCTTCCTCAGCTCCATGGGACCAAAAGGCCTCTGAGCCCTCTGCTGCCCCACACCCTCCCACAGCCACGCCCTCAGCCTCTTGAG ATGGAGATAACCCAGGTTTACTCCACTCGCCGCTCCATCCGCTACAGCActcggggccggggccgggccCTCAACTTCTCTTTATTACCTGGATTGGATGTGATGGACTGCCTACAGCCTCTTGCACCAAAGAAGAAGTCGCGAACACTCTACAGCACCG ATCAGCTGGAACATTTAGAGGGCCTGTTCCAGGAGGATCATTATCCCGatgcagagaagaggaaagcAATCGCTGCTTCAGTCGGTGTCACGCCTCAAAGAATCATG GTCTGGTTCCAGAATCGTAGGGCCAAGTGGAGGAAAGCGGAGCGCTCCCAAACAGCGAAGGCTGACGTCAAACAGACCCAAgttggctgcagcagcggctcccCGCACCAACAGCGCGGTAAATCGCTGCCCAAAGTGAG TAAGGCAGTGCCCTCATTTTCTGGGCATTATGGCAACAAGCCGCCTCAGCTGTCCTCCGCAGTGCCTTCATTCCCGACTCTGTCCAGCCAGACTTTTCCTTCATATAGTAATTTGCTGCCAACCATCACCAGTCCAG CCCAATCCCAAGTGCGAGATGGGGGCCAGAACCAGATTTCCTCTCAGGGGGTGTTAGCGGAATACCAGCCGCGCCCCATGCacagccccccaccccttcgCCGAGCCAGTCTCCCACTTTTCCAGACGAATTACAATCCCGCTAACCCCACGCCGCCTCTCCACAACGCCCTGGCTCACACCCCACCTTTGTTTCTGGACGCTTCGGAGGGCGGTTCGTCGCTGCACCACCGCGACAGCCTGCTGTCTCTGCAGACAGACACCAG TTCACTATTTGATTTTGGGGAGAAGTTCGACTATCTGACCTCCAGCCAGCAGAACAACAGCCTCCAGTACCAGTTCCAGTCTGCTTACCCCACCagccagccccagccccagcaccaACCTCAGCCGTCCATCTCCCGAATGACTTACCTCACCCCGTCTCCATATCTCACCCCCAACGCTCCAGAATCCAACCCGACATCTTATCTGACCTTTGGACCCGGCGGGAACTCAGCCAGCCTGATGACCTACTCCACCGGAGGCCACGCCTACTTCCAGTCCCAGAACACGGGACAAATCCTGCTGCAGTCAGCTGGTCATCACG gTGGAATGGCAGCGTACCAGTCATATCCCTGGGGCAACATGTACAGTCAGACAGCCATCCAGCAGCATGCTCCGTGCCCCCCCACTTTCACGGCCAATTTAGGAGGTGCCCGAGAACACCAGCCACCTGCCTCCACCACCCTGCCTCCCCTTTCATTCTTCCCGCTGGGCGACCCTGTGCCGTCACTCGCCAACCCTCAGGGTCCATCACACGCTCAGACTCACACCAGTAGTtgcaccaccaccacttctAGTGCCGCCCTCCCTCCTGTGTCAACGCTGCGGCCCCCTCGCCTCCGTGCGGAGATCACCCCCACCACAGCTGCTTCTCTGCTGCCTTCCCAGACCAGCCCCGCTTCTCCAGAAAGCCCTCCAGTTCCCCCTTGTGTCAAGATCGAGTATGACAGCCCTCAAGAGATTCATAGCCACTTCCACTGCGATTTCTCCTCTATTCATTTTTGA